A window from Aliamphritea hakodatensis encodes these proteins:
- the pstB gene encoding phosphate ABC transporter ATP-binding protein PstB: protein MTTEVKTHSIDISAMQRQNQTLRLEDETVALTVNDLELYYGDKRALHGVNMTIPKNRVTAFIGPSGCGKSTLLRCFNRMNDLVDSCQINGEIVLDNQNIYERAVDVAELRRRVGMVFQKPNPFPKSIYENVAYGLRIQGVTKKRVIDETVEWALKSAALWDEVKDRLHESALGMSGGQQQRLVIARTIAVKPEVLLLDEPASALDPISTLKIEELIHELKKDFTIVIVTHNMQQAARVSDYTAFMYMGDLIEFGVTDTLFTNPEKKQTEDYITGRYG, encoded by the coding sequence ATGACTACTGAAGTAAAAACCCACTCGATCGATATTTCGGCTATGCAGCGTCAGAATCAGACTCTGCGTCTGGAAGACGAAACCGTTGCCCTGACAGTCAACGATCTGGAACTGTACTACGGGGATAAGCGCGCCCTGCACGGCGTCAACATGACCATCCCTAAAAACCGGGTGACGGCCTTCATCGGCCCGTCCGGTTGCGGTAAATCAACCCTGCTGCGCTGCTTCAACCGCATGAACGACCTGGTCGACAGCTGCCAAATCAACGGCGAGATCGTTCTGGATAACCAGAACATCTACGAACGTGCGGTTGACGTTGCCGAACTGCGTCGCCGGGTGGGCATGGTATTCCAGAAGCCAAACCCGTTCCCGAAGAGCATTTATGAAAACGTTGCCTACGGCCTGCGTATTCAGGGTGTTACCAAGAAACGCGTCATTGATGAGACCGTTGAATGGGCCCTGAAATCCGCTGCCCTGTGGGATGAAGTAAAAGACCGTCTGCACGAAAGCGCGCTGGGCATGTCCGGTGGTCAGCAGCAGCGTCTGGTGATTGCCCGTACCATCGCCGTGAAGCCTGAAGTACTGCTGCTGGATGAGCCGGCATCAGCACTGGATCCGATCTCTACACTGAAAATCGAAGAACTGATCCACGAGCTGAAGAAAGACTTCACCATTGTTATCGTGACACACAACATGCAGCAGGCTGCCCGGGTGTCTGATTACACCGCGTTCATGTATATGGGCGATTTGATCGAGTTTGGTGTCACAGATACCCTGTTCACCAATCCGGAAAAGAAACAGACTGAAGACTACATCACCGGTCGTTACGGATAA
- the phoU gene encoding phosphate signaling complex protein PhoU: MTYEQDHHSTHISQQFNDELEQVRTELLTMGGIVERQVNDAIEALIEGDAEQAEQARKNDQIINDMELMIDEQCTRIIARRQPAAADLRLIIAISKTISDLERMGDEASRICRHAIELAEDNGKGRGYQEVRHIGNLVRQMLQDCLTAFARSDAEMAYKVAKKDKSVDQEYRTAMRTLVTFMMEDPRSISNVMNVIWVLRSLERIGDHTRNMAEHLIYLVSGTDVRHSSLSDIKKTVRQHESDDS; encoded by the coding sequence ATGACATACGAACAGGATCACCACAGCACGCATATTTCCCAGCAGTTCAACGACGAACTGGAGCAGGTCCGTACCGAACTGCTGACCATGGGAGGCATTGTTGAGCGGCAGGTAAACGACGCCATTGAAGCCCTGATTGAAGGCGATGCCGAACAGGCCGAACAGGCCCGTAAAAATGACCAGATCATCAACGATATGGAACTGATGATCGACGAACAGTGCACCCGTATTATCGCCCGCCGCCAGCCGGCTGCGGCCGACCTGCGCCTGATTATCGCGATCAGTAAGACCATCAGCGATCTGGAACGCATGGGTGACGAAGCCAGCCGTATCTGCCGTCACGCCATTGAACTGGCAGAAGATAACGGTAAAGGCCGTGGTTATCAGGAAGTCCGCCACATCGGTAATCTGGTTCGCCAGATGCTGCAGGACTGCCTGACCGCATTTGCCCGCAGTGACGCTGAAATGGCCTACAAAGTTGCCAAGAAAGATAAGTCTGTCGATCAGGAATACCGTACCGCCATGCGGACGCTGGTGACCTTCATGATGGAAGACCCGCGGTCTATTTCCAACGTCATGAATGTAATCTGGGTACTGCGCAGTCTGGAGCGGATCGGTGATCACACCCGCAATATGGCTGAACACCTGATCTATCTGGTCAGTGGCACAGATGTGCGCCACAGCAGCCTCAGCGATATCAAGAAAACCGTGCGTCAGCACGAATCAGATGACAGTTAA
- a CDS encoding GGDEF domain-containing protein — translation MADYIVYGDLNCPFSYALHELLSSHNLLNKVEWRLVEHTTDISSYASATESMSEIASDIFDIRNRIPDISITLPPNRSDSYFPSLCVIAVGKTAPASLPCFRQALYRNLWIEGKDISDSPVIFNALESCDLTTEIEADETCEAILHDWQAQWEAGNFGMRTPAIQSSDGRRMVGLQNYKNIIEFFQGQSVSSPENQPTSRHKERQTIAVFGEDACHKLWNVLSILRDNYNLLLPQSWPALKEQLVSPEQCPDLVLIHQPVQDNSLAERCLELNHYLREKQIPLACIGPELDDTLEASLYDAGTADYLLEHRNPAIIQARIGILLQLKRSHDLLARAASIDNLTQVYNRREFERTLEMEWRRSQRSKQSLSLILLDIDYFKAYNDHYGHLNGDNCLRQVAKAIKDSARRVQDIVSRYGGEEFCILLPETDLAGAQKLAENIRDNINRLEIPHTGDVADKVTASLGISTLIPANGSSPRALIEQADQALYKAKSAGRNQVMIFNQRR, via the coding sequence ATGGCTGACTATATCGTTTACGGCGACTTAAATTGCCCTTTCAGCTATGCGTTACATGAGTTACTCAGCAGCCATAATCTGCTGAACAAAGTGGAATGGCGGCTGGTCGAACACACTACCGATATCAGCAGCTATGCCAGCGCCACAGAAAGTATGTCGGAAATTGCCAGCGACATCTTTGATATCCGTAACCGTATTCCTGACATCTCCATCACCCTGCCCCCCAACCGCAGCGACAGTTACTTTCCCAGCCTCTGTGTCATCGCCGTTGGCAAGACGGCCCCGGCCAGCCTGCCCTGCTTTCGGCAGGCCCTGTACCGTAACCTGTGGATCGAAGGTAAAGACATCTCCGACTCACCGGTCATCTTCAACGCGCTGGAAAGTTGTGACCTGACCACCGAAATCGAAGCGGACGAAACCTGTGAAGCCATCCTGCATGACTGGCAGGCACAATGGGAAGCCGGTAATTTTGGCATGCGCACCCCGGCCATACAAAGCAGTGACGGCCGGCGTATGGTGGGGCTGCAAAACTATAAAAACATCATTGAGTTCTTTCAGGGGCAAAGCGTCAGCAGCCCGGAAAATCAGCCAACATCCCGGCACAAAGAACGCCAGACAATCGCCGTCTTCGGAGAAGACGCCTGTCACAAACTGTGGAACGTACTCTCCATCCTGCGGGACAACTACAACCTGCTGTTGCCGCAGTCCTGGCCGGCGCTCAAAGAACAACTGGTATCCCCGGAACAGTGCCCTGATCTGGTCCTCATCCATCAGCCGGTGCAGGACAACAGTCTGGCCGAACGCTGTCTGGAACTGAATCATTACCTGCGGGAAAAACAGATTCCACTGGCCTGTATCGGACCGGAGCTGGACGACACACTGGAAGCCTCACTGTACGATGCCGGTACCGCTGACTACCTGCTGGAACACCGCAATCCGGCGATCATTCAGGCCCGTATCGGCATTCTCCTGCAGCTGAAACGCTCCCATGACCTGCTGGCCCGCGCGGCCAGCATCGACAACCTGACCCAGGTATACAACCGCCGCGAATTTGAACGCACCCTGGAAATGGAATGGCGTCGCAGCCAGCGCTCCAAACAGAGCCTGTCGCTGATCCTGCTGGATATTGATTACTTCAAAGCCTACAACGACCACTACGGCCACCTGAACGGCGATAACTGCCTGCGTCAGGTCGCCAAAGCCATTAAGGACTCTGCACGGCGGGTACAGGATATTGTCAGCCGCTATGGTGGCGAAGAATTTTGCATCCTGCTGCCGGAAACCGATCTGGCCGGTGCACAGAAACTGGCGGAAAATATCCGCGATAATATCAACCGGCTGGAAATCCCCCACACCGGAGATGTGGCTGACAAAGTCACCGCCAGCCTTGGGATATCCACCCTGATTCCGGCCAATGGCAGTTCACCGCGGGCGCTCATCGAACAGGCGGATCAGGCCTTATATAAGGCCAAGTCAGCGGGCCGTAATCAGGTGATGATTTTTAATCAGCGCCGCTGA
- a CDS encoding DUF6500 family protein yields MREVLRQKIITVCDKKIAAKGPDVGLSFYAFFANKNDDPALLMEAATWWIERHQLDHFEKAHKVRAMVMQGL; encoded by the coding sequence ATGCGTGAAGTGCTGAGGCAAAAAATCATTACCGTTTGCGATAAAAAAATCGCCGCGAAGGGGCCGGATGTGGGGCTGTCATTCTATGCGTTTTTTGCGAACAAAAATGATGATCCGGCACTGCTGATGGAAGCCGCCACCTGGTGGATTGAGCGGCATCAGCTGGATCATTTTGAAAAAGCCCACAAAGTCAGGGCAATGGTTATGCAAGGGCTTTGA
- a CDS encoding DUF1415 domain-containing protein has product MNTQNLNASPEEVRQLTEDWVRSMVVGLNLCPFAAPVLKDQSLRFFVSEAKDEKALTADYLQELDRLMQADEKDISTTLLIAPYMLADFYDYLDTLTEFEILLERAELEGVLQLASFHPGYLFGGVPAEDISHWTNRAPYPTFHIIREAQMSRALTHFKNPEEIPERNIQRLEKLGREGLIKRFPPFADYADS; this is encoded by the coding sequence ATGAATACACAGAATCTTAATGCCTCTCCTGAAGAGGTGCGCCAGCTCACCGAAGACTGGGTTCGCAGTATGGTTGTGGGGCTGAACTTATGCCCGTTTGCAGCACCTGTCCTGAAAGATCAGAGCCTGCGTTTTTTTGTCTCTGAGGCGAAGGATGAAAAAGCCCTCACGGCGGATTATCTGCAGGAGCTGGACAGGCTGATGCAGGCGGATGAAAAAGACATTTCCACAACGTTGCTGATTGCGCCTTACATGCTGGCGGATTTTTACGATTATCTGGATACGCTGACCGAGTTCGAAATCCTGCTGGAAAGGGCCGAGCTGGAAGGCGTGCTGCAACTGGCCAGCTTCCATCCCGGTTATCTGTTCGGCGGTGTCCCGGCGGAGGATATCAGTCACTGGACGAACCGGGCACCGTACCCCACCTTTCATATTATCCGTGAGGCTCAGATGAGCCGGGCGTTAACTCATTTTAAGAATCCTGAGGAAATTCCGGAGCGGAATATTCAGCGGCTGGAAAAACTGGGCCGTGAGGGGCTGATTAAGCGTTTTCCACCGTTTGCGGATTATGCAGACAGCTAA
- a CDS encoding chorismate--pyruvate lyase family protein, with translation MPIPSALNDNSFDVRWYTLRRPASTDAPLCWRKWLLDPGSLTQRLISASQGDFRVEVIRQGWHHPTRSEAKALGMRPRQLAVIREVQLIGNGQPWVFARSVIPATTLTGKQRELNFVGSRSLGSILFRDPTMRRGPLQISRLKIRDGGSAWARRSLFYLSEKPLLVSEVFLPALLDAKHL, from the coding sequence GTGCCGATACCTTCAGCCCTGAATGACAACAGCTTCGATGTTCGCTGGTACACCCTGCGGCGTCCCGCCAGTACCGACGCACCCTTGTGCTGGCGTAAATGGCTGCTGGATCCGGGCTCTTTAACCCAGCGGCTGATCAGTGCCAGCCAGGGTGATTTTCGTGTCGAAGTTATCCGTCAGGGCTGGCATCATCCGACCCGTTCAGAAGCCAAAGCACTGGGGATGCGCCCCCGTCAGCTGGCGGTCATCCGGGAAGTACAGCTAATCGGCAACGGCCAGCCCTGGGTATTCGCCCGTTCAGTCATCCCGGCGACAACCCTCACCGGCAAGCAGCGGGAACTTAACTTTGTGGGCAGCCGTTCGCTGGGCAGTATACTGTTCCGTGATCCGACCATGCGCCGGGGTCCATTACAGATCAGCCGCCTGAAAATCCGCGATGGCGGATCTGCGTGGGCGCGCCGGTCACTGTTTTACCTGAGCGAAAAACCCCTGCTGGTATCGGAAGTTTTTCTGCCGGCATTACTTGATGCAAAACACCTCTGA
- the ubiA gene encoding 4-hydroxybenzoate octaprenyltransferase translates to MSRQLFSRDRLEAYGQLMRVEKPIGIYLLLWPALWALWIAAEGVPSLHLLVIFCLGTFLMRSAGCVINDFADRKVDGHVKRTAQRPIPAGRATAKEALILFFVLIGLAFILVLFTNTQTILLSFGGAFLAACYPFMKRYTHLPQIVLGMAFAWAVPMAFSATGEAVPAHAWLIYTATVLWTTAYDTKYAMVDRDDDLKIGIKSTAILFGDADKLIVGMLQALTLLTFILLGNQLDMGKYFYLSLLVMAGCFIWQQWLIRHRQREACFRAFLNNHYAGMALFIGIALDYWLIS, encoded by the coding sequence ATGAGCAGACAACTTTTCAGCAGAGACCGCCTTGAAGCCTACGGACAGCTGATGCGGGTGGAAAAACCCATCGGTATCTATCTGCTGCTGTGGCCGGCACTCTGGGCCCTGTGGATCGCTGCTGAAGGCGTCCCCAGCCTGCACTTACTGGTGATTTTCTGCCTGGGCACCTTTCTGATGCGCTCCGCAGGCTGTGTGATCAATGACTTTGCGGACCGCAAAGTTGATGGCCATGTAAAACGCACGGCCCAACGCCCTATTCCCGCCGGAAGAGCCACCGCCAAAGAAGCGCTGATACTGTTTTTTGTCCTCATCGGTCTGGCCTTTATTCTGGTGCTGTTTACCAATACGCAAACCATCCTGCTGTCGTTCGGCGGTGCGTTTCTCGCCGCCTGCTACCCCTTTATGAAGCGCTACACCCATCTGCCTCAGATTGTTCTGGGCATGGCCTTTGCCTGGGCGGTGCCGATGGCCTTCAGCGCAACCGGTGAAGCGGTCCCCGCCCACGCTTGGCTGATTTATACCGCCACGGTGCTGTGGACCACCGCCTACGATACCAAATACGCCATGGTAGACCGGGACGACGACCTTAAAATCGGCATTAAATCCACCGCTATTCTGTTCGGCGATGCGGACAAACTGATTGTCGGTATGCTGCAGGCGCTGACCCTGCTCACCTTTATTTTGCTTGGTAATCAGCTGGATATGGGTAAGTACTTCTACCTCAGCCTGCTGGTCATGGCAGGCTGTTTTATCTGGCAACAGTGGCTGATCCGCCACCGCCAGCGCGAAGCCTGCTTCCGGGCGTTTCTCAATAATCACTACGCAGGCATGGCGCTGTTTATCGGCATTGCCCTGGATTATTGGCTAATCTCCTGA